One window from the genome of Jeotgalibaca sp. MA1X17-3 encodes:
- the msrA gene encoding peptide-methionine (S)-S-oxide reductase MsrA: MEERNLEKATFAGGCFWCMVKPFDSLPGIESVVSGYTGGHTVNPTYEEVCTGTTGHTEAVEITFDPKLFPYKDLVEVYWQQTDPTDPNGQFVDQGNSYRPAIFYYSEEQRAIAEESKRELQESGRFKKPIITPIEPAQPFYPAEEHHQDFYKKSGFHYKNYRALSGRDRYIKNHWKK, translated from the coding sequence ATGGAAGAAAGAAATCTAGAAAAAGCAACGTTTGCGGGTGGATGTTTTTGGTGCATGGTCAAACCATTTGACAGTTTACCTGGAATAGAGTCCGTCGTTTCTGGTTATACTGGTGGACATACAGTAAACCCGACCTATGAAGAAGTGTGTACGGGAACTACAGGACATACCGAAGCAGTTGAAATTACGTTTGATCCAAAATTATTTCCTTATAAAGATTTAGTGGAGGTATATTGGCAACAAACAGACCCAACGGATCCAAATGGACAATTCGTAGATCAAGGAAATTCCTATCGTCCAGCTATTTTCTACTATTCAGAAGAGCAAAGAGCGATAGCAGAAGAATCAAAAAGAGAATTACAAGAAAGTGGAAGGTTCAAAAAGCCGATTATCACCCCCATTGAACCTGCACAACCATTTTATCCAGCGGAAGAGCATCATCAAGACTTTTATAAGAAAAGTGGATTTCATTACAAGAACTATCGAGCACTCTCAGGAAGAGATAGATACATCAAGAACCATTGGAAAAAATAA
- a CDS encoding aldo/keto reductase family oxidoreductase, with protein sequence MKKVNLGNSGWFVSEISLGVMRMNSLDHSQAEKVIQTSLENGIDYFDHADIYGDGESEKIFGQAFKNLGIKRDSVSLQSKTGIVKGKMYDFSKSHIIKSVEESLMRLQTDYLDTLLLHRPDTLFEPEEVAEAFDELEKSGKVLHFGVSNQNPMQIELLKKYVTQPLLINQLQLSVTHHPMIDAGFNVNTSNDFASTRDGSILEYSRINDMTIQPWSPFQAGMQKEGLFFDHPDFVELNEVLHRLASEKSVAREAIAIAWLLRHPAHMQPIIGSMNPERIAAICEASNITLSREEWYEVYRSGDYPIP encoded by the coding sequence TTGAAGAAAGTAAATCTTGGTAACAGTGGTTGGTTTGTTTCTGAAATTTCTTTAGGTGTCATGAGAATGAATAGTTTAGATCATTCTCAAGCAGAAAAAGTTATTCAAACCTCGTTAGAAAATGGAATTGATTATTTTGATCACGCTGATATATACGGTGATGGTGAATCTGAAAAAATTTTTGGGCAAGCATTTAAGAATCTTGGAATTAAACGAGATTCAGTTAGTCTACAATCTAAAACTGGAATTGTGAAAGGGAAAATGTATGATTTTTCTAAATCACATATTATAAAATCAGTAGAAGAAAGTCTAATGCGTCTGCAAACAGATTATTTAGATACTCTATTGTTACATAGACCAGATACTTTATTTGAACCAGAAGAAGTCGCAGAAGCTTTTGATGAGCTAGAAAAAAGTGGGAAAGTCCTTCATTTTGGAGTAAGCAATCAAAACCCTATGCAGATAGAGTTACTAAAAAAATATGTAACCCAACCTCTTTTAATCAATCAACTTCAGCTAAGTGTAACTCACCATCCAATGATAGATGCTGGTTTTAATGTAAATACGAGTAATGATTTTGCCAGTACCAGAGATGGATCTATTTTAGAATATAGTAGAATTAATGATATGACGATTCAACCTTGGTCTCCTTTTCAAGCTGGGATGCAAAAGGAAGGTTTATTTTTTGATCATCCAGATTTTGTCGAACTAAATGAAGTACTCCATAGACTTGCGTCTGAAAAATCAGTAGCACGAGAAGCAATTGCTATTGCTTGGTTACTACGCCATCCAGCACATATGCAACCAATCATAGGTAGTATGAATCCTGAACGTATTGCTGCTATTTGTGAAGCTTCCAATATCACGTTAAGTCGAGAAGAGTGGTATGAAGTATATCGCTCAGGGGATTATCCAATACCTTAA
- a CDS encoding AraC family transcriptional regulator, with protein sequence MEIEIQYKIETIDLSQFNYPQSYLLLIIVHKGVGILKIDNLTYCVESGNVIFINEGCKFFFQEVECSEDFTFTRLKINKLYYRTLLKRNKIEELASLFDNKNDIPVRIIIDSQNLNMANMVFKRINELIQNKNQHNKIAIECLLVYVFIELNRCSSYLIRGKSHHSIQDKQFLEMIFNYIEKNYDHTIILDDITKELNMSKSHMSRTFKKLMRISIIDYMFRYRVLQSKSKLINENVSISEISLKCGFKTTPHYSRMFKKQEGLTPSEYRRLYKQ encoded by the coding sequence ATGGAAATAGAAATCCAATACAAAATAGAAACCATTGATCTCTCTCAGTTCAATTATCCACAAAGTTACTTACTTCTAATTATTGTGCATAAAGGAGTTGGAATATTAAAAATTGATAATTTAACATATTGTGTAGAAAGTGGAAATGTTATTTTTATTAATGAAGGATGTAAATTCTTTTTTCAAGAAGTTGAGTGTAGTGAAGATTTTACCTTTACTAGACTAAAAATAAATAAGTTATATTATAGAACTTTATTGAAAAGAAATAAAATAGAAGAGTTAGCTAGTTTATTTGATAATAAAAATGATATACCTGTACGAATAATAATCGATAGTCAAAATCTTAACATGGCTAATATGGTATTTAAAAGGATAAATGAGCTGATTCAGAATAAGAACCAGCATAATAAGATCGCTATTGAATGTTTGTTAGTATATGTATTTATTGAGCTCAACAGATGTTCTTCGTATTTGATACGAGGGAAAAGTCATCATAGTATCCAAGATAAACAGTTTTTAGAAATGATATTTAATTATATAGAAAAAAATTACGATCATACTATTATTTTAGATGATATAACAAAAGAACTAAATATGAGTAAATCACATATGTCCAGGACTTTTAAAAAATTAATGAGAATATCTATTATTGACTATATGTTTAGATATAGAGTATTGCAATCAAAGAGTAAGCTTATAAATGAGAACGTATCCATTTCGGAAATATCATTAAAATGTGGTTTTAAAACTACACCGCACTACAGTAGAATGTTTAAGAAACAAGAAGGACTAACACCTTCAGAATACAGAAGATTATATAAACAATAA
- a CDS encoding sugar ABC transporter substrate-binding protein, with protein MKLFKKSMYILLGSALLAGCGSNDSETDGSLSGEADSEITTVSLAFWNQNQEPVLREILDNFEDENPNIKVEFEITPNPQYWTRLEAAASGEVMPDIVWMNGPNFVQYAANEIIEPIDSYLKDSEIDLNNYPDSLLELYTYDDELYGIPKDWDTTSLWYNKNIFDDAGVSYPEDDWTWEEMIEAAEAITDVDNDIYGVSANIQTQEGIYNQIFQNKGFVINEDRTKSGYSDSNTIEAFEKHVDLIKKGLSPDLNVQSESSARDLFASGRLGMAYLASWNIPVLMESEVSDHIDLVEMPSMKEKGAVIHGLIYALSASSTNKEEAAAVIKYLGSEEANKVWAESGVIIPGHEGMLNTWVESYPELNLEAYVNSLEYSHPFPVSENTSKWNDYESQAINDIYSLDTNISERLNTLAEQMNKALEEEK; from the coding sequence ATGAAATTATTTAAAAAGAGTATGTATATATTATTAGGAAGTGCTTTATTAGCTGGCTGTGGTAGTAATGATTCTGAAACTGATGGAAGTCTTAGTGGGGAAGCAGATTCAGAAATTACGACTGTTTCTTTAGCTTTTTGGAATCAAAATCAAGAGCCAGTTTTAAGAGAAATATTAGATAACTTTGAAGATGAGAATCCTAATATCAAAGTAGAATTTGAAATCACACCTAACCCGCAATATTGGACCAGACTTGAAGCTGCAGCTTCAGGTGAAGTTATGCCTGATATTGTTTGGATGAACGGACCTAATTTTGTTCAGTATGCTGCTAATGAAATAATAGAGCCAATTGATTCATATCTAAAAGATAGCGAAATTGATTTGAATAATTATCCTGATAGCTTACTCGAGCTTTACACTTATGATGATGAATTGTATGGAATACCTAAAGATTGGGATACTACTTCATTGTGGTATAACAAAAATATTTTTGATGATGCAGGAGTTAGTTATCCAGAAGATGACTGGACTTGGGAAGAAATGATTGAAGCAGCTGAAGCAATAACAGATGTGGATAATGATATATATGGTGTTTCTGCCAATATTCAAACGCAAGAAGGAATATACAATCAAATTTTTCAGAACAAAGGTTTTGTCATTAATGAAGATCGAACTAAATCTGGATATTCAGATAGTAACACGATTGAAGCTTTTGAGAAGCATGTGGATTTAATTAAGAAAGGTCTTTCACCAGATCTTAATGTACAATCTGAGTCTTCCGCAAGAGATTTATTCGCTTCAGGTCGTTTGGGAATGGCATATTTAGCTTCTTGGAATATTCCTGTATTGATGGAGTCAGAAGTAAGTGATCATATAGACTTAGTTGAAATGCCATCTATGAAAGAAAAAGGGGCAGTAATTCATGGATTAATTTATGCATTAAGTGCAAGTAGTACAAACAAAGAGGAAGCAGCAGCAGTTATAAAGTATTTAGGAAGTGAAGAGGCTAACAAAGTTTGGGCGGAATCTGGTGTAATTATTCCTGGTCATGAAGGAATGTTAAATACTTGGGTAGAATCTTATCCTGAATTAAACTTGGAAGCTTATGTAAATAGCTTAGAATACTCACACCCATTCCCTGTATCAGAAAATACTTCTAAATGGAATGACTATGAAAGTCAAGCAATTAATGATATTTATTCTCTTGATACAAATATTTCAGAAAGATTAAATACTCTAGCAGAGCAAATGAATAAAGCTCTAGAAGAAGAGAAATGA
- a CDS encoding carbohydrate ABC transporter permease — MKPYTSLKQQRRSKYIAAIVLLFPLLSGLIIFYIIPFFQNFFYSFTNLGAFGNWKWIGLVNYQRLIQDVQVGKSFINTIVITAVSVPVTILLALIIATLLNSNIKGKSIYRVLFFLPAVTMPAAIAMIWRWLYNGQYGLLNQFIGIFGIENINWITDPKFSQIALIIVTIWSGIAIKIIFFWEDYRLFPEVIMKLQI; from the coding sequence TTGAAACCATATACGAGCCTCAAACAGCAGAGAAGATCAAAGTATATAGCGGCAATTGTATTATTATTTCCACTTTTATCTGGTTTAATAATTTTTTATATCATTCCTTTCTTTCAAAATTTTTTTTATAGCTTCACTAATTTAGGTGCGTTTGGAAATTGGAAGTGGATTGGATTAGTTAATTATCAACGTTTAATACAGGATGTACAGGTAGGTAAATCATTTATAAACACAATTGTAATTACTGCCGTTTCAGTACCGGTCACAATTCTTTTAGCGTTAATCATAGCAACTCTCTTAAATTCAAATATTAAAGGTAAGAGTATTTATAGGGTATTATTTTTTCTACCAGCAGTCACTATGCCAGCTGCAATAGCAATGATATGGAGATGGCTTTACAATGGACAATACGGCCTATTGAATCAATTTATTGGTATTTTTGGTATAGAGAATATTAATTGGATAACAGATCCAAAATTTTCCCAAATAGCACTGATAATTGTAACAATATGGAGTGGGATAGCTATAAAAATTATATTTTTTTGGGAGGACTACAGACTGTTCCCAGAAGTTATTATGAAGCTGCAGATATAG
- a CDS encoding carbohydrate ABC transporter permease: MGGLQTVPRSYYEAADIDGASPYKKFIHITIPLLAPTIFFVSITSLIQSFQMFDLIFLLIPRTGNGLSTTRTVIYEFYQNAFEYMDKGYASAISIAIFIVILIITSIQLKLQKKWVTYL; the protein is encoded by the coding sequence TTGGGAGGACTACAGACTGTTCCCAGAAGTTATTATGAAGCTGCAGATATAGATGGCGCTAGTCCATATAAAAAATTCATTCATATAACTATTCCATTACTCGCACCAACTATTTTCTTTGTGAGTATCACTTCATTAATCCAATCCTTTCAAATGTTCGATTTAATTTTTCTTTTAATTCCAAGAACAGGTAATGGATTATCTACTACAAGAACAGTCATTTATGAATTTTACCAAAATGCTTTTGAATATATGGATAAAGGGTATGCATCAGCAATATCAATTGCTATTTTCATAGTAATTCTTATAATTACAAGCATTCAACTAAAACTTCAAAAGAAATGGGTTACTTATCTGTAA
- a CDS encoding carbohydrate ABC transporter permease, translated as MENIENEKIINRKKNKVKNTKKKGFSDKTLIHIILIFGAVLTILPFIWMILTAFKTVSESMAIPPKIFPQKWELSNFIEAFNTLPFKNLYINTLSFTVAATIGQVIFCSMAGYVFARIDFWGRDFLFLLVLSVLMVPSQIFIIPQFQIITALKLSNTIRALILPNLFSAFGTFLMRQYFIAIPDEIEEAAIIDGANHFTIFFKVMLPLVKPGIVSLVISTSLFTWNTLLWPLIVNTSKKSMTLSAGLASLQDIHTTNYPVLMAAALLAIWPMVVIFIIFQRQFIEGIANRGGK; from the coding sequence ATGGAGAACATTGAGAATGAAAAAATAATAAATAGAAAAAAAAATAAAGTAAAAAACACCAAAAAAAAAGGATTTTCAGATAAAACATTAATCCATATTATATTAATTTTTGGTGCAGTATTAACCATTCTTCCTTTTATATGGATGATATTAACTGCATTCAAGACTGTTTCAGAGTCTATGGCTATTCCACCTAAGATATTTCCTCAAAAATGGGAATTATCAAATTTTATAGAAGCGTTTAATACGTTACCTTTTAAAAATTTGTACATAAATACTTTAAGTTTTACAGTAGCTGCCACTATTGGACAAGTTATTTTTTGTTCAATGGCAGGTTATGTATTTGCACGTATAGATTTCTGGGGAAGAGATTTTCTATTTCTTTTAGTTTTATCTGTATTGATGGTTCCAAGTCAAATCTTTATTATTCCTCAATTTCAGATCATTACAGCTTTGAAATTATCAAATACTATTCGGGCATTGATTTTACCAAATCTATTTAGTGCATTTGGTACATTTTTGATGAGACAATACTTTATAGCGATCCCTGATGAGATAGAAGAAGCAGCAATTATAGATGGTGCAAATCATTTTACTATATTTTTTAAAGTGATGTTACCTTTAGTAAAACCTGGAATTGTATCATTAGTAATCAGTACTTCGCTATTCACTTGGAATACACTACTTTGGCCATTAATTGTTAATACGTCGAAGAAATCAATGACTTTATCTGCAGGACTAGCAAGTTTACAAGATATACATACAACCAATTATCCAGTACTGATGGCCGCAGCCTTACTAGCTATTTGGCCTATGGTGGTTATATTCATAATATTCCAGCGTCAGTTTATTGAAGGTATTGCAAATAGGGGTGGAAAATAA
- a CDS encoding Gfo/Idh/MocA family protein, producing MKKLRLGIIGVGHRGYITKLWHNPDGRSVITAVADIDNNALEKFKKDVTEDAYFTNDYKELLVRDDVDAVVVLTEDYKHKMHAIDTLNAGKDLYLEKPMAISIEDCDEIIKIWKKSGRKLMIGFNMRYMPMYQTMKKYIDDGYIGEVKAIWIRHFVGRGGVYYYQDWHRNSKYTNSLLLQKASHDIDMIHMFSNSYVKKVSAFGSLDFYNKEEHFKSDGLENQIDDEIDVEDNNILIMELENGIKASYLQNHFTPDYQRNYVIIGTKGRIENDEVNEKIIIKTRNTGTLHDMSDLEINMKATEGVHAGGDPRITEAFVDYILEGVEPNATPIDGRMSVAVGVKATESLRNGGELKIIPVYNLNNY from the coding sequence ATGAAAAAATTAAGATTAGGTATAATCGGAGTAGGACACCGAGGATACATAACAAAACTATGGCATAATCCAGATGGAAGGTCGGTCATCACTGCTGTAGCAGATATTGATAATAATGCATTAGAAAAATTTAAAAAAGATGTTACAGAAGATGCATATTTTACGAATGATTATAAAGAATTATTAGTAAGAGATGATGTAGACGCAGTAGTTGTTTTAACAGAAGACTACAAACATAAAATGCATGCTATTGATACTTTGAATGCAGGGAAGGATTTATACTTAGAAAAGCCTATGGCTATATCAATTGAAGATTGTGATGAAATTATTAAAATTTGGAAGAAATCAGGACGTAAACTTATGATTGGGTTTAATATGAGATATATGCCTATGTATCAGACAATGAAAAAATATATCGATGATGGCTATATTGGTGAGGTAAAAGCTATTTGGATTCGACATTTTGTAGGGCGTGGTGGTGTGTATTACTATCAAGATTGGCATAGAAATTCAAAATACACTAATTCATTGCTATTGCAAAAAGCTTCTCATGATATTGATATGATACACATGTTTTCTAATAGCTATGTAAAAAAAGTTTCTGCTTTTGGAAGTTTAGATTTTTACAACAAAGAAGAACACTTTAAATCAGATGGACTTGAGAATCAGATCGATGATGAAATAGATGTAGAAGATAATAATATTCTTATTATGGAATTAGAGAATGGAATTAAAGCATCTTACTTACAAAACCACTTTACTCCTGATTATCAAAGAAATTACGTTATTATTGGAACGAAGGGACGTATAGAAAATGATGAGGTAAATGAAAAAATAATAATTAAAACTAGAAATACTGGAACTTTACATGATATGAGTGATTTGGAAATAAATATGAAAGCTACCGAAGGTGTACATGCAGGAGGAGATCCAAGAATAACAGAGGCATTTGTTGACTATATATTAGAAGGTGTAGAGCCGAATGCAACTCCTATAGATGGACGGATGAGTGTAGCAGTTGGAGTTAAAGCTACTGAATCTTTAAGAAACGGTGGAGAATTAAAAATTATTCCTGTTTACAATCTAAATAATTACTAA
- a CDS encoding Gfo/Idh/MocA family protein gives MRTVNIGLIGAGHRRYFIDSWNNTNGRSKITGLAEIDKDAINWFKENVDDSIFITNDYKKLLLRKDIDAIVILTPDYLHRKQTIDVLNAGKHIYLEKPMATTIEDCDEVLNVWKKSGMKLMIGFNMRYMDLYAQMKNLIDTNAIGELKEICVEHSVGMGGEQYFQTWHRNRKYSNSLLVHKASHDFDVIHMLADSYTKKVSAFGGLDFYDNKENFVLDKLNNITDAEIDVEDNSIVIMELENGVKASYLQCHFTPEYLRKYIIIGSKGRIESDDIKQTITLTTIDYQNSINNIIYNFKKPKNNNSHFQGDQKIVHAFIDYVLEGIEPKATPIDGRMSVAVGVKATKSLREGSGMKKID, from the coding sequence GTGAGAACAGTTAACATTGGATTAATAGGAGCTGGCCATAGGAGATATTTTATTGATTCCTGGAATAATACAAATGGTAGATCAAAAATTACTGGTTTAGCTGAAATAGATAAGGATGCAATAAATTGGTTTAAAGAGAATGTAGATGATAGCATCTTTATTACCAATGATTATAAAAAATTATTATTGAGAAAAGATATAGATGCTATAGTAATTTTGACCCCAGATTATTTACATAGAAAACAAACTATAGATGTGCTTAATGCAGGTAAGCATATTTACCTTGAAAAGCCTATGGCAACAACTATAGAGGATTGCGATGAAGTGTTAAACGTATGGAAAAAAAGTGGAATGAAATTAATGATTGGATTTAATATGAGATACATGGATTTATATGCTCAAATGAAAAATCTAATTGATACTAATGCAATTGGAGAATTGAAAGAGATTTGTGTAGAGCATTCTGTAGGTATGGGTGGAGAACAATACTTTCAAACTTGGCATAGAAATCGGAAATATTCTAATTCATTGCTAGTTCATAAAGCTTCACATGACTTTGATGTTATCCATATGCTTGCTGATTCATATACGAAAAAAGTATCCGCATTTGGTGGATTGGATTTCTATGATAATAAAGAAAATTTTGTGTTGGATAAATTAAATAATATTACTGATGCTGAAATAGATGTTGAAGATAATAGCATTGTAATTATGGAGTTAGAAAATGGTGTTAAAGCTTCTTATCTTCAATGTCATTTTACTCCCGAATATTTAAGGAAATACATAATCATTGGATCAAAAGGAAGAATAGAGAGTGACGATATAAAGCAAACGATAACTCTAACAACTATTGATTATCAAAATAGTATAAATAATATCATATATAATTTTAAGAAACCTAAAAATAATAATAGTCATTTTCAAGGTGACCAAAAAATTGTACATGCTTTCATTGATTATGTATTAGAAGGTATAGAACCAAAGGCAACTCCTATAGATGGACGGATGAGTGTTGCAGTGGGGGTAAAAGCTACAAAGTCACTTCGAGAAGGTTCAGGAATGAAAAAAATCGACTAG
- a CDS encoding recombinase family protein — protein MKYGYARVSTRHQDLDGQLRLLEEERCDKIYSEKITGTKSERPEFQKLLQDIESGDTLVVTKLDRFARSTQDALNTIKFLFEKGVRINVLNLGIIENTSTGRLIFTIFSAFADFERDLIVERTQEGKEIAKQHPGFKEGRPKKFSKQQIELAMNLLETHSYKEVEKMTGISVSTITRNKQKRMIENEL, from the coding sequence ATGAAATATGGCTATGCACGGGTCAGTACCCGTCATCAAGATTTGGACGGACAACTTCGACTATTAGAAGAAGAACGATGTGACAAAATTTATTCTGAAAAAATAACCGGAACCAAAAGCGAGCGTCCAGAATTTCAAAAACTACTTCAAGATATTGAAAGCGGGGATACCTTGGTCGTAACTAAACTCGATCGTTTTGCACGTAGCACACAAGATGCCTTGAATACCATTAAATTTTTATTTGAAAAAGGTGTTCGGATTAATGTCCTTAATTTAGGGATTATTGAGAATACGTCAACTGGACGGCTCATCTTTACCATCTTTAGTGCCTTTGCGGATTTCGAAAGAGATTTAATTGTGGAACGGACACAAGAAGGGAAAGAGATTGCTAAACAGCATCCTGGATTTAAGGAAGGACGACCAAAGAAATTCTCCAAACAGCAAATAGAGCTTGCCATGAATCTATTAGAAACGCATTCTTATAAGGAAGTAGAAAAAATGACAGGAATCAGTGTCAGCACCATCACAAGGAACAAGCAGAAACGGATGATCGAAAACGAGTTGTGA
- a CDS encoding helix-turn-helix transcriptional regulator, with translation MAIVVRLDRVMADRKMLLKDLANEVGITNANLSKLKNGKVVAIRFETLNKICRVLNCQPGDILEYVKD, from the coding sequence ATGGCAATTGTTGTAAGATTGGATCGTGTCATGGCGGACCGAAAAATGCTTCTAAAAGATTTGGCTAACGAAGTGGGGATAACGAATGCAAACTTATCGAAGTTAAAGAATGGTAAAGTAGTAGCGATTCGATTTGAAACTTTAAATAAAATTTGTAGAGTGTTAAACTGTCAGCCAGGAGATATTTTAGAATACGTTAAAGATTAA
- a CDS encoding DUF2975 domain-containing protein: MNIKKFRRISRGSSLLLKIFAIFSITLVIYGLYTILFGDGNFWFTYKGPSIPLFSMGGSSGSVGITDAEEKLASMIIVPFTVVVFSFILLKGSQIFTWLGKGETPFSEKFANAIKRLSLVLIIFDLLVPIIFYSVLSLISVDGYNYTIGFGSAFIIGIILFIVSEIFKYGIELQSLADETV; the protein is encoded by the coding sequence ATGAATATTAAAAAATTTCGCAGGATAAGTAGGGGTAGCTCTTTATTATTGAAAATATTTGCTATATTTAGCATCACCCTTGTCATATATGGCTTATATACAATCCTATTTGGTGATGGCAATTTCTGGTTCACATATAAGGGCCCATCTATTCCCTTATTTTCTATGGGAGGAAGTTCTGGAAGTGTAGGAATTACTGATGCTGAAGAAAAGTTAGCGTCAATGATTATTGTCCCTTTCACAGTTGTTGTCTTTTCCTTTATTCTTTTAAAAGGTAGTCAAATTTTTACATGGTTAGGCAAAGGAGAAACTCCTTTTTCTGAAAAATTTGCAAATGCTATTAAACGTTTGAGTTTGGTGCTTATTATTTTTGATTTACTTGTTCCTATCATTTTTTATTCAGTATTATCTTTGATTTCGGTAGATGGGTATAACTATACGATAGGCTTCGGTTCTGCCTTCATAATAGGCATCATTTTATTTATCGTTTCTGAAATATTTAAGTACGGCATTGAATTGCAGTCTCTAGCAGATGAGACAGTATAA
- a CDS encoding restriction endonuclease subunit S has product MNKEKMIPKIRFVGFIDDWEQRKLGDLADIVRGASPRPIQDPKWFDSTSDVGWLRIADVTKQNGRIYNLEQKISLAGQEKTRVLISPHLLLSIAATVGKPVVNYVKTGVHDGFLIFLNPLFEMEFMFQWLEMFRPKWVKYGQPGSQVNLNSELVRNQDILIPNIKEQARIAAFFKQIDDTIALHQQLLTDYKQLKKALLQQLFPQKGETVPKVRFADFSDDWKVKKLGEVGSVAMCKRIFKDQTSEFGDIPFFKIGTFGKSPDAFIPRPLFEEYKEKYSFPELGDILISASGTIGRTVVYKGEDAYFQDSNIIWFKRNKKLVDNTFLKQFYQIVKWAGLEGSTIKRLYNSNILSTLIYLPSLNEQEKIGQFFKQLDETIDGHQQKLATYQELKRALLQRMFV; this is encoded by the coding sequence ATGAATAAAGAGAAAATGATACCAAAGATTCGATTTGTTGGGTTTATAGATGATTGGGAACAGCGTAAGTTAGGGGACTTAGCTGATATTGTTAGAGGTGCTTCACCAAGACCAATTCAAGATCCAAAGTGGTTTGATTCTACATCTGATGTGGGATGGCTTAGAATTGCTGATGTAACTAAGCAAAATGGGAGAATTTATAATTTAGAACAAAAAATTTCTCTAGCTGGACAAGAAAAAACACGAGTGTTAATATCGCCTCATTTGTTGTTAAGTATTGCAGCCACTGTTGGAAAACCTGTTGTAAATTATGTTAAAACTGGCGTGCACGATGGATTTTTAATCTTTTTAAATCCGTTATTTGAAATGGAGTTTATGTTTCAGTGGCTAGAAATGTTTCGACCTAAATGGGTTAAATATGGGCAGCCCGGAAGTCAAGTTAACTTAAATTCTGAATTGGTGAGAAATCAAGATATTTTAATACCAAATATTAAAGAACAAGCTAGAATCGCTGCCTTTTTCAAACAAATCGACGACACTATAGCTCTTCATCAGCAACTCCTAACCGACTACAAACAATTGAAAAAAGCGTTGTTGCAACAGCTATTCCCACAAAAAGGAGAAACCGTACCGAAAGTTCGTTTTGCTGATTTTTCTGATGATTGGAAAGTAAAAAAATTAGGAGAAGTTGGATCAGTAGCAATGTGTAAGAGGATCTTTAAAGATCAAACTAGTGAATTTGGTGATATACCTTTTTTCAAGATAGGTACGTTTGGTAAAAGTCCAGATGCATTCATTCCAAGGCCACTATTTGAAGAATATAAGGAAAAATATTCTTTTCCAGAATTGGGAGATATACTTATTTCAGCTTCTGGAACAATAGGGAGAACTGTAGTTTATAAAGGTGAAGATGCATATTTTCAAGATTCCAATATTATTTGGTTTAAAAGAAATAAAAAGCTTGTAGATAACACATTTCTAAAACAATTTTATCAAATTGTTAAGTGGGCTGGTTTAGAGGGTAGTACAATCAAGAGACTCTATAACAGTAATATTCTTTCAACCCTAATTTATCTACCGTCATTAAATGAACAAGAAAAAATCGGTCAATTCTTTAAACAACTGGATGAAACCATTGACGGACACCAACAAAAACTCGCCACCTATCAAGAACTTAAGAGAGCCCTATTACAACGCATGTTTGTTTAA